A section of the Natronolimnobius sp. AArcel1 genome encodes:
- the glmS gene encoding glutamine--fructose-6-phosphate transaminase (isomerizing): MCGIIGYSGTGNDVQEVLLTGLSGLEYRGYDSAGFAISNGSLAVHKREGDVSGLEAEVPASNHDGLAGIGHTRWSTHGPPSDENAHPHTDCESRVAVVHNGIIENYQALRTELSTAGHEFESDTDTEVIPHLIESALENGATPDQAFRQAVDRLEGSYAVAAVFQADETIYVARNESPLVLGVGDDGHYLASDVPAFLEYTDRVIYLEDGQFARVSPSGIVVTDEQGAVIDTAIDTVDWDPEDAGKSGYDHYMLKEIHEQPTALRKCLRERVSELENTITVDELSSLESTGPIQFVACGTSYHAALYGARLLRENGRSAQCFLASEYDARSIPITDETLVVGVTQSGETADTMSALRAANQAGATTLALTNVVGSSAARECDHVMYIRAGPEIGVAATKTFVSQQAALAMLSGVLSNGDSPTLIKDLRGLPDKLQHVLDESTAQAVATEFVDADAYFFIGRGYNAPVALEGALKMKEITYKHAEGFAAGELKHGPLALVTERTPVFAVVTGTDAAKTIGNIKEVEARGAPVIAVTDSPEAVGQYASHVLAVPDAGPYLTPILANVQLQLVSYWVANQLDRSIDKPRNLAKSVTVE, encoded by the coding sequence ATGTGTGGGATTATTGGTTACTCCGGTACCGGCAACGATGTCCAAGAAGTACTGTTAACGGGCCTTTCTGGACTCGAGTACCGTGGCTATGACTCTGCAGGTTTTGCCATTTCAAATGGCTCATTAGCCGTCCACAAGCGCGAGGGTGATGTTTCGGGACTGGAAGCCGAAGTGCCAGCAAGTAACCACGATGGGCTTGCTGGGATTGGTCACACCCGCTGGAGTACGCATGGTCCACCCTCGGACGAAAACGCCCACCCACACACCGATTGTGAGTCACGTGTTGCCGTTGTCCACAATGGGATCATCGAGAACTACCAAGCACTTCGGACAGAACTTTCGACGGCCGGCCATGAGTTCGAAAGCGATACTGATACTGAAGTTATCCCACATTTAATCGAATCAGCGCTCGAGAACGGTGCTACTCCTGACCAGGCATTTCGACAGGCTGTTGACCGCCTCGAGGGGAGCTATGCAGTTGCAGCGGTGTTTCAGGCCGATGAGACCATCTACGTAGCACGCAATGAGTCTCCACTCGTCCTTGGCGTCGGTGACGACGGACACTATCTTGCCAGTGATGTCCCTGCATTTCTCGAGTACACAGACCGGGTAATCTATCTCGAGGATGGACAGTTTGCACGAGTTAGCCCGTCTGGAATCGTCGTCACGGACGAACAGGGAGCAGTCATCGACACGGCAATTGACACTGTCGATTGGGATCCTGAGGACGCCGGAAAATCAGGCTACGATCACTACATGCTCAAAGAGATCCACGAACAACCAACTGCACTCCGTAAGTGTCTTCGTGAGCGTGTCTCAGAACTCGAGAACACAATAACTGTTGACGAACTATCTTCGCTCGAGTCCACCGGTCCAATCCAGTTTGTCGCGTGTGGCACCTCTTATCACGCAGCATTGTATGGCGCCCGTTTGCTCCGTGAGAATGGGCGCTCCGCACAGTGTTTCCTTGCCAGCGAGTACGATGCGCGCTCGATCCCGATTACTGATGAGACTCTTGTTGTTGGAGTCACACAAAGCGGTGAAACTGCCGATACGATGAGTGCGCTTCGAGCCGCGAATCAGGCTGGTGCAACGACGCTTGCGCTCACGAACGTTGTCGGTAGTTCTGCTGCACGCGAGTGTGACCATGTGATGTATATTCGGGCCGGTCCAGAGATCGGCGTCGCCGCAACCAAAACGTTCGTGAGTCAGCAAGCTGCTCTCGCCATGCTCTCTGGTGTGCTGTCAAATGGGGACTCACCAACGCTGATCAAAGATCTCCGTGGGCTCCCTGACAAACTGCAACACGTCCTCGACGAGTCAACGGCTCAGGCAGTTGCTACCGAGTTCGTCGACGCCGATGCATACTTTTTCATCGGCCGGGGCTACAATGCACCAGTCGCTCTCGAGGGAGCACTCAAAATGAAAGAGATCACCTATAAGCATGCTGAGGGCTTTGCAGCTGGTGAACTCAAACATGGCCCACTTGCGCTCGTCACTGAGCGCACGCCAGTCTTTGCAGTGGTCACTGGCACAGATGCAGCCAAGACAATTGGCAACATCAAAGAAGTCGAGGCCCGCGGTGCCCCTGTAATCGCTGTGACTGATTCACCAGAAGCGGTTGGTCAATACGCATCGCATGTACTCGCGGTTCCTGATGCTGGACCCTATCTAACACCCATTCTGGCTAATGTCCAGTTGCAGTTGGTTTCGTATTGGGTTGCCAATCAGTTGGATCGCTCAATCGATAAACCTCGGAATCTCGCAAAAAGCGTTACCGTCGAGTAG
- a CDS encoding sugar phosphate nucleotidyltransferase, which produces MGISSAVVLAGGEGSRVRPLTSNRPKPLLPAATTPILEHVFDQLIDAGITDITVVVGYKRNRVQAHFGSTYRNVPLTYVVQEQQLGSGHALLAAESEVDEAVLVVNGDQFVESPIIADVLASHTGDTVGTLGVLNRVEIGSYGGVIVEDGTVTEIVENPQDDRTYRLNAGVYAFEPAIFDAIYDAEPQAGEYSLTDAISELCTDGAIGATRSAGTWVDATYPWDLLDISFELLESGLLETHGNTSVAESTTVHDSAIVREPVVIASDCEIGANAVVGPYTCLGENTTVGSNAVVERSVLDADTRVESGATVVDCVTGLGVTIGPGTTIPGGPGDVRVGNQVFEGEQLGALLSDRVEDRGGSTYVPGTVVGSETVIEAGATVRGTVSDGTEVRS; this is translated from the coding sequence ATGGGAATATCCTCTGCTGTCGTTCTTGCTGGGGGTGAGGGATCTCGAGTCCGTCCGTTGACAAGCAATCGGCCAAAGCCGTTGTTACCTGCGGCAACGACGCCAATTCTCGAGCACGTCTTTGATCAACTCATCGACGCAGGAATCACTGACATTACAGTTGTTGTCGGGTACAAGCGCAACCGTGTCCAAGCGCATTTCGGCTCAACGTATCGGAACGTACCGCTAACGTACGTCGTTCAGGAGCAACAACTTGGAAGTGGACACGCGTTACTGGCTGCTGAATCCGAAGTAGACGAGGCTGTCCTTGTTGTCAATGGTGATCAGTTCGTTGAGAGTCCAATCATCGCTGATGTACTTGCGTCCCACACCGGTGATACTGTTGGAACACTCGGCGTTCTCAATCGAGTTGAGATTGGCTCATATGGCGGTGTGATCGTCGAAGACGGCACTGTCACAGAAATTGTTGAGAACCCACAGGATGATCGAACGTATCGGCTCAATGCAGGTGTCTATGCGTTCGAGCCCGCGATATTCGATGCAATATACGACGCAGAGCCACAAGCTGGTGAATATTCATTGACGGATGCGATTAGTGAACTGTGTACCGATGGAGCGATTGGTGCAACACGGTCTGCTGGCACCTGGGTTGATGCAACATATCCGTGGGATTTGCTTGATATCTCATTTGAGTTACTCGAGTCGGGCCTTCTCGAGACACATGGTAATACGTCAGTTGCTGAGTCGACGACAGTTCATGACTCAGCTATTGTCCGCGAGCCGGTCGTTATTGCCTCCGATTGTGAAATTGGTGCTAACGCTGTCGTCGGTCCCTACACCTGCCTTGGTGAGAACACAACAGTAGGATCGAATGCTGTTGTCGAGCGGAGCGTCCTTGATGCTGATACGCGAGTTGAGTCTGGGGCAACCGTCGTCGACTGTGTCACTGGTCTTGGCGTCACTATTGGCCCCGGAACAACAATTCCTGGCGGCCCTGGTGATGTTCGTGTTGGTAATCAAGTCTTTGAGGGCGAGCAATTGGGCGCATTGCTCAGTGACCGCGTTGAAGACCGTGGTGGGAGCACGTACGTTCCAGGCACTGTCGTCGGCTCAGAGACAGTCATCGAAGCCGGAGCAACAGTCCGTGGAACGGTGTCGGACGGAACGGAGGTGCGATCATAA
- a CDS encoding DUF1616 domain-containing protein, whose protein sequence is MTELRSLLALLPRPVRTLPADLAVVLIFVALTNVAVLAPVISETSLRIPLGLVFVLFIPGYAFIAALFPEEGDSPTDTDSDTDTDSDSDSEAAPDSTWGSETDWGSSSSSTADDNTDETGLLQHGLGRSGIDGIERVALSFGLSIAITPLLGLILNFTPWGIRLVPIMITVSLFTVLATVIAAVRRWNLPADQRFRVPYKSWYATGRSELLEPDSRGDALLNILLIASILLAAGSVTFAVMVPPDGEQFSAVYILSEDDDGEYVADNYPTEFTQGESEELVVGVDNNEHRTVDYSVVLVEQQVSQDGNETVVDEQRELERFETQLAHNETWHHSHDVEPTMTGEDIRLVWLLYPDDIPEDVSMETTDYHVHLWVDVEE, encoded by the coding sequence ATGACCGAGTTGCGTTCACTGCTGGCATTGCTTCCACGTCCAGTCCGAACGCTCCCTGCCGATCTCGCTGTGGTTCTCATCTTTGTCGCGCTCACCAACGTCGCGGTCCTTGCGCCGGTCATCAGCGAGACCTCACTTCGAATTCCACTCGGACTGGTCTTTGTACTGTTTATCCCTGGCTATGCGTTCATAGCCGCGCTGTTTCCGGAAGAGGGCGACTCACCTACAGACACAGATTCTGATACTGATACAGACAGTGACTCCGACTCTGAGGCAGCACCAGATTCAACCTGGGGTTCAGAGACTGACTGGGGTTCGAGTTCGTCGTCGACTGCAGACGACAATACTGACGAGACGGGTCTGTTACAACATGGGCTTGGCCGGTCCGGTATTGATGGCATCGAACGCGTTGCACTCTCGTTCGGGCTCAGTATTGCGATCACCCCGCTTTTGGGACTCATATTGAACTTCACGCCGTGGGGGATTCGGTTGGTCCCGATTATGATCACTGTGAGTCTCTTTACGGTTCTTGCCACCGTGATTGCGGCCGTTCGTCGGTGGAATCTTCCCGCTGATCAGCGCTTTCGTGTTCCGTATAAATCGTGGTACGCCACAGGCCGATCAGAATTGTTGGAACCAGACAGTCGGGGCGACGCACTGTTGAACATCTTGTTGATTGCGTCGATTTTACTCGCTGCCGGTAGCGTCACATTTGCAGTTATGGTTCCACCGGACGGAGAACAATTTTCTGCCGTCTACATCCTGTCTGAAGACGATGATGGCGAGTACGTCGCAGATAACTACCCCACTGAATTTACGCAAGGAGAGTCAGAAGAGCTTGTCGTTGGTGTTGATAACAACGAACACCGCACGGTTGATTACTCTGTTGTACTGGTCGAACAGCAAGTAAGTCAAGACGGTAATGAAACGGTCGTGGACGAACAACGCGAACTCGAGCGCTTCGAAACACAACTTGCACACAACGAAACGTGGCATCATTCACACGACGTTGAGCCGACGATGACGGGCGAAGATATTCGACTGGTTTGGCTTCTCTACCCAGATGACATTCCCGAGGATGTCTCCATGGAGACTACAGACTATCACGTTCACCTTTGGGTCGACGTTGAAGAATGA
- a CDS encoding DUF58 domain-containing protein, giving the protein MHPTRRLWAAIALAVLLGLLAISTAQPVLLAGSGLIGAWIIVQQYHFLQTVRTTAAQLEVQQAPVRSGIQTGESVPVTLAVSLDKPSPLSIAVNGGLPTVAVSDTDLEVILAPGETDASHTLECSWSVAGHHTFETPTVVVENNFFKQTLTIGSAPSVTAEPHGPRTIHVGEGGDRLATAYGEHDGGRHGSGIEPAELREYMPGDTMDQIDWKATARLSAPHVREYEAETERRTLLLVDHRSVLGTGNEDGTKLEYLREVALAIAASARRLGDPIGLLSVGDDGITTRIDPATTPATYNRIKRELLELEPTTPEGDTVETKSAVRADAKARAEPHQPGVQKTAADARQTLEKLTDGTVDEPTDFVSTLRPFYAARDGYQRRIESEPLYGAVKTAIQRTDTQRWTIICTDDSNPAELREAVTYARKSGNSVMVLLAPTVLYESGGLTDIERAYDRYVEFEELRRDLARMNRVTALEVGPKDRLASVLAARRPRGEVA; this is encoded by the coding sequence ATGCATCCCACGCGCCGATTGTGGGCAGCAATCGCACTGGCCGTCCTTCTTGGACTGCTCGCAATTAGTACTGCCCAGCCTGTGTTGCTTGCCGGGAGCGGACTCATCGGTGCGTGGATCATCGTACAGCAGTATCATTTTCTGCAGACAGTGAGAACAACGGCCGCACAACTCGAGGTCCAGCAGGCCCCAGTGCGATCTGGAATCCAAACTGGTGAATCAGTGCCAGTAACCCTCGCAGTCAGTCTCGATAAGCCATCGCCGCTCTCGATAGCAGTCAACGGTGGACTCCCAACCGTAGCAGTATCAGATACTGATTTGGAAGTAATTCTCGCACCGGGAGAAACAGATGCTAGTCACACACTGGAGTGTTCGTGGTCTGTTGCAGGCCATCATACATTTGAAACGCCAACGGTTGTTGTCGAGAACAACTTCTTTAAACAGACACTCACGATTGGCTCGGCACCGTCGGTGACAGCAGAGCCACATGGACCACGAACCATCCATGTTGGCGAAGGAGGAGATCGACTGGCAACGGCATACGGAGAACACGATGGTGGACGCCACGGTTCGGGCATCGAACCTGCAGAGCTTCGGGAGTACATGCCAGGCGATACGATGGACCAAATTGACTGGAAAGCAACCGCACGACTATCCGCCCCACACGTTCGAGAGTATGAAGCCGAAACGGAGCGCCGAACGCTATTGCTTGTTGATCACCGAAGCGTCCTCGGGACAGGCAATGAAGACGGTACAAAACTCGAGTACCTTCGCGAAGTTGCACTCGCAATCGCTGCCAGTGCACGACGACTTGGCGATCCAATCGGCTTGCTGAGCGTCGGAGACGATGGAATCACGACTCGCATTGATCCAGCGACGACGCCTGCAACCTACAATCGGATCAAGCGCGAACTGCTTGAACTCGAGCCAACAACACCCGAGGGCGACACCGTTGAGACCAAATCTGCTGTGAGAGCCGATGCGAAAGCGCGTGCTGAACCACACCAGCCAGGCGTTCAAAAAACAGCTGCTGACGCCCGTCAGACACTCGAGAAACTCACTGACGGAACTGTGGATGAGCCGACGGATTTTGTCTCGACACTGCGCCCCTTCTATGCGGCCAGAGATGGCTACCAGAGACGAATTGAATCCGAACCCCTCTATGGAGCGGTCAAAACCGCTATCCAACGGACGGACACACAACGCTGGACGATCATTTGTACGGATGATTCGAACCCAGCCGAACTCCGCGAAGCAGTGACGTACGCTCGCAAGAGCGGCAACTCCGTCATGGTGTTGCTCGCGCCCACCGTATTATATGAATCCGGTGGCCTCACAGATATCGAACGTGCGTACGACCGCTACGTGGAATTCGAAGAGTTACGGCGTGACCTTGCGCGGATGAACCGCGTCACCGCACTCGAGGTTGGGCCAAAAGACCGACTTGCGAGTGTGCTGGCTGCACGTCGTCCACGAGGTGAGGTCGCATGA
- a CDS encoding RNA-guided endonuclease TnpB family protein: protein MGILALQRGEDVNAPTIKYDANTMTVFDDETVSLTTLENRVRCEMVLPEADDGFQYQFLNNDDWHVATSTLTARDGEFYLHLGFRKESPMDDVEESPAEDRTVLGVDLGINHLAVTSTARFEPGKKLVHERDCFEQTRGGLQKTGTQSAHRTLVRMEGREERYYRDKLHRVSNAIIDEPVEHDCTHIVFEDLRYIRKRISNGKKFQQWAPQKLVQYVEYKAEERGIRVEFVNPRYTSQRCSECGHTSKGNRTGTEFECEKCGKELHADYNAAKNVGWRFVRRGLNDSRRTGDSQLALKSGTVKPNRGFAPYPDYFGSEAESTDKPRVT from the coding sequence GTGGGAATCCTCGCGCTTCAGCGCGGGGAGGATGTCAACGCACCAACCATCAAATACGACGCGAACACGATGACCGTGTTCGACGACGAGACCGTCTCACTCACGACTCTGGAAAACCGAGTCCGATGCGAGATGGTGCTTCCTGAAGCTGACGATGGCTTCCAATACCAGTTCTTGAACAACGATGACTGGCACGTTGCCACGTCCACGCTCACCGCTCGTGACGGCGAGTTCTACTTGCACTTGGGGTTCCGCAAAGAGAGTCCGATGGATGATGTTGAAGAGTCTCCCGCGGAGGACAGGACAGTTCTCGGGGTTGACCTCGGCATCAACCACCTCGCAGTCACCTCAACCGCGCGTTTTGAACCCGGCAAGAAACTCGTCCACGAACGCGACTGCTTCGAACAGACTCGCGGCGGCCTCCAGAAAACCGGCACCCAGTCTGCCCACCGCACGCTTGTACGGATGGAGGGCCGTGAAGAACGGTATTACCGTGATAAACTCCATCGCGTGTCGAACGCAATTATCGACGAGCCCGTCGAGCACGACTGCACGCACATCGTGTTCGAAGACTTACGGTACATCCGAAAGCGCATTTCGAACGGGAAGAAGTTCCAGCAGTGGGCACCCCAAAAACTCGTCCAGTACGTTGAGTACAAGGCCGAAGAACGTGGGATTCGCGTTGAGTTCGTGAACCCGCGTTACACGAGCCAGCGGTGTTCGGAGTGCGGGCACACGAGCAAGGGAAACCGCACGGGAACGGAGTTCGAGTGTGAGAAGTGTGGAAAGGAACTCCACGCGGATTATAATGCGGCGAAGAACGTGGGATGGCGGTTTGTCCGTCGCGGGCTAAACGACTCGCGGCGGACGGGCGACAGTCAACTCGCCCTCAAGTCAGGGACGGTGAAGCCGAACCGGGGATTTGCCCCGTACCCAGACTACTTCGGGTCAGAGGCGGAGTCCACTGACAAGCCACGGGTCACCTGA
- a CDS encoding MoxR family ATPase, which yields MSAEHSHDGDGDANQQLPAELYDAIQSEVDRVLIGNEMAVEHLTVALLTRGHVLLEGVPGVAKTTLANLFARATGLGYNRIQMTPDILPADITGTHIYREHSGEFALQRGPIFSNLVVADEINRATPKTQSALLEAMQERRATIEGETLSLPTPFMVIATQNPLEMEGVFELPEAQRDRFQFKFNIDIPDRPDERELLDRFDDDPELGPDAVEQVVETSQILEAREVVANVHIAAPVKEYILDIVDATRAHPDVTHGGSPRAALAFLEGAKARATIKGRHYVIPDDVKALANSILIHRLVLSTDADLSNVRPADIIDDIVSSVEPPSSDDSTVQPATSN from the coding sequence ATGAGCGCCGAGCACTCGCACGATGGCGACGGCGATGCGAACCAGCAGCTGCCAGCCGAACTCTACGATGCGATTCAGTCTGAGGTCGATCGCGTCTTGATCGGCAACGAAATGGCAGTCGAGCATCTCACAGTTGCATTGTTGACGCGTGGGCACGTTCTGCTCGAGGGCGTCCCCGGCGTGGCTAAGACAACGCTTGCAAATCTCTTTGCACGCGCAACAGGACTTGGTTACAATCGAATCCAGATGACTCCTGATATTCTCCCAGCAGATATTACAGGAACCCACATCTATCGTGAACACAGCGGTGAGTTCGCACTGCAACGCGGGCCAATCTTCTCAAATCTAGTCGTCGCTGACGAGATTAATCGTGCAACGCCAAAGACTCAAAGTGCACTTCTCGAGGCGATGCAAGAACGACGCGCGACTATCGAGGGAGAGACGCTGTCGCTTCCAACGCCGTTTATGGTAATCGCGACACAGAACCCACTCGAGATGGAAGGCGTCTTTGAGTTACCGGAAGCCCAACGCGACCGCTTCCAATTCAAATTCAATATTGATATTCCTGACCGGCCGGATGAACGCGAACTGCTTGATCGATTCGATGACGACCCAGAACTTGGCCCGGATGCTGTCGAGCAGGTCGTCGAGACATCACAGATTCTCGAAGCCCGGGAGGTGGTTGCAAATGTACATATCGCCGCGCCAGTGAAAGAGTATATTCTGGACATCGTCGATGCAACCCGGGCCCACCCAGATGTCACACATGGTGGGTCTCCTCGAGCGGCGCTTGCGTTTCTTGAAGGGGCAAAGGCTCGAGCCACAATTAAGGGTCGTCACTATGTTATTCCAGACGACGTGAAAGCACTCGCCAATTCGATTCTTATTCACCGCCTCGTGTTGAGTACAGACGCAGATCTGAGCAATGTTCGACCGGCAGATATTATCGATGATATCGTCAGTTCAGTCGAGCCACCGAGTTCAGACGACAGCACAGTACAGCCAGCCACCAGCAATTGA